ATCTTCCACGTAGATCTGACCGGAATACCCGCCGATCCGGTCTACCGAGGGCCTGTGGATGACGGCAGCGGGCTGGGCGATCGCGTTGTATCGCCGCATCGTCCGCATAATCGCATCGTGACACTCCGGATAGCGGCGAAGGCCTACGAGTTGCCCATTTTGGTCGATGATCTCAATCCAGGATCCGAGCACCCTAATACTCGGATTCACATGGAGGAACTCCCACTGCTTTTGCAGACGTTCTGGCCTGGCCACGTCGTCCGCATCGAGGATTGCCACCCAGTCACAGCGTGACTCTTTGAGGGCCTGATTTCGCTGGGCAATCAGGCCGGTTCGTTGGTCATTATGAATATAGCGTATTCTGCTGTCTGAAAGCAAATCGGAAATGATTTCCCGGCCATCAACTTCCGAAGGGTCTTCGACGATGATCAGCTCAAAATCTTCAAATGTTTGATTGAGGACACTCTGCACCGCTTCGCGAAAATAAACTGGATGCGGCCGGTAAACACACATGTTGACAGAAATTAATAACTTTCCCATAGAAAGTCACCTCTTTATCGCAACGACCACGAAAGCCTTAGAAATTATCCACAACAGCGGGATTCGACGAAGCAGCCGCGCTCCTAGGCGATAATACCACACGTCTCCTTTCATGGTGTTAGCCAAATTAGCTGGTACGACAAAATAAAATTCGCGAAATCCGGCCGCATTGAGAAGTCGGCGGAGGGTCCAGAATGTTGGAGCATAGCATGCATCACTATAATCTGTACCCTTGCCCGTCAGCCGAAGGTAGATGTTCGCCAGGGAAAGTGGCAAATAGGACAGAAAGGGCAGTCGGTAGTGAACCTCAATTGGCCAAAGCTTATTAGGGACGACTATGAATAACACCCCATTAGGACGCAGAGCGTGGAAAATGCGTTGTAGGGCCTGGAGCTGTTCTCGAATGTGCTCGAGTACGTTATCCAGAACTACAAGATCATAAACGT
This is a stretch of genomic DNA from Thermogutta terrifontis. It encodes these proteins:
- a CDS encoding glycosyltransferase, which translates into the protein MGKLLISVNMCVYRPHPVYFREAVQSVLNQTFEDFELIIVEDPSEVDGREIISDLLSDSRIRYIHNDQRTGLIAQRNQALKESRCDWVAILDADDVARPERLQKQWEFLHVNPSIRVLGSWIEIIDQNGQLVGLRRYPECHDAIMRTMRRYNAIAQPAAVIHRPSVDRIGGYSGQIYVEDYELWCRMLRNGARFANIPQALTRYRIHSSGGSKTTHLRHVLRETIRIKKEYFGTEMDLGDRLRIFLEFCLLFLPPRWVYRLFAVVTFTRSKRPDRYERRRIH
- a CDS encoding class I SAM-dependent methyltransferase, producing MTDLFEMDDRPLYEQQYEKMLYERSRIAERLACQIIDTCSPYLSKPVSEWEVLDCGSGYGFTAAELAKRCKRVKGIEPSHTLYVEAVRIQQEKHLANLSFANIGAETLSDHNVYDLVVLDNVLEHIREQLQALQRIFHALRPNGVLFIVVPNKLWPIEVHYRLPFLSYLPLSLANIYLRLTGKGTDYSDACYAPTFWTLRRLLNAAGFREFYFVVPANLANTMKGDVWYYRLGARLLRRIPLLWIISKAFVVVAIKR